The DNA region TGGGCCCTCTTTTGCTTGATGGTAGGCTACGCCCAGGGACTCTCTACTCTGGTGGGGGACTATCTTAAGGAGTCGGGGCATTGCTTTGCTTGGACACTCTTCATTTATATCGTAACTTATTCATCGGACTTGATATCACTCATTTCATCAGTCGATTGCCAACCCCAGCGTACATCGAGCGGCGGTTTATGGGGATTGGATGAATTTTGAGGGGAGTTGTCATAGCGAAACCAAGCATCAATACGACTACCTGCGGGCAACCGAATGAGGTTGCGATAAACATAGGTATTTTGCCATCCCAAATCCCAATTGGGGATACAAATTAACGGTTTTTTACTGCCGTTGGGTAAGGTGGCAATGGCTTGCATTTCTGCACCAATATAGTGCATATGAGGGGAGATATCGACAAGATCCATGGTTGCAGGTACGTCCATGCTGAAATGTCGCCAATACTGGCTTTCTCCAGCCGGAATATCGAGGTCTTGGGTGCCGATGATTAGTCCCTCAATATATTTCTGCACGGGCTGTTTGGCAAAGTAGAGACCGAGAATACTGCGATCACTCGCTTTTTGACCATTGAGATGATAGTGAATTTCGACAACAAGATCGCCACCTTTTTGCAAGTACATCCCAATATCGGGAGGCAATTGGTAAGGATCGACTCCCGGTGCCCAACCCCTGATCGCGCTGGCACCATCGTAGTCCATAAAACCTCCAGTTTCAGTAGTCGAGAATCCTGGTCGCGGATCTTCGGCATCTAATTTGCGTCCGCGTCCCTCATAATCGATGAAAAAATTAGCATGATGGACGACTGCTGCCGCTCCGGGTTGAAAGTCGATCGCCGTGACCGTTCGATCTTCTAAAAGCTTGCCATCGAGAACGAAGTAGCGATAGATATCTTCTCCGGTTGCCGGGACTTCAAAGGCTTCTGGCATGGGAAACTGGCGATCAGGTTCCCCCAAACGCCACCGAGAGAGCGGTAGATTGGGAGGGGGGGGAAGTTCGGCCAAATTTCCCGCCGGAGTCCCCGCTTCAACCCATACTTTGAGGGTAGCAATCTGTTGTTGGCTCAAAAATTTCTCATTACGAAATTCTCCATATCCCTGTTTGGCTCTCCAAGGAGGCATAAAACCATCTGCTGTCGCTTTCACAATGCGATTGGCATGGGAACGGGCATCTTCATAGGATTGCAAGGGAAATGGGCCAATACCTCCAGTGCGATGACATTCAAGACAATTGTTGTTGAGGATTGGAGCAATATCTCGTGCATAGGTTGGTGAGATTGGCGAATGTTGTGCAGCGCTGAGTTTGGCACATCCAATCGCCGTCATGAGAAGAATAAAAATAAAGATAATGGCGCGAATGTCAGGTTTGTTGAAATTAACGCGGCGCATAGGTTTTAACTCAATGGAGGTTAGCAATGGGATGGGACGATCAAGATAGGTTTAAGGAGATCGCGCGCTAGATTCGTTTTACTATTGATATTATTTTGCCTCGAATAAGACAAGTATGTATCGCAACTTAACACAACTTAACAGTTGGTTCAAATCTTGGACCAAAATCCGATAAATATGCCAGTATTTGCAGGATTATACGCAGAAATCCGGTGTTAGACCACAACTACTAGAACATCTTCTGCTTGAGGGAATCATCCTGCAATACGGATTTATTTTACTGTATGATCTCTACTGTCGTTCCAGGCTGGATTGCACCATATAGTTCATCAACATCTTGGTTTTTCAGGGAAATGCAACCTAAGGTCCAATTATTTTTGCGATCGATGAGATCATCACGGCCTGATGGCACACCATGAATACCAATTTCTCCGCCAATTGTGGCGCTAACTGGGATAATTCCTTGTTGTTTCGCTTGTAAATGTTTGCGCCAAGAGTTAGCATTAGGATAATCTAACCAAATGAATTTAGACCAATCCGAATGAGGATACATATCTCGTACCTTAAAAATGCCTTCAGGAGTTTTGAGATCGCCTTCTCGAAGCTTATCTCCAGTCGGATTACCTCCCAAAACAACGGGATAGGATTTAATGGGTTGGCGATCGTAATAAAGGGTCAGAGTTCCTTGAGATTTCTCAATAAGAATTGAGGTTTTACTCGTGTCGATTGTTCCAGTATTAAGAATATCTAAAATAGTCCAATTATAGTTTAATAATTGACTATAATCAGGACTCGAATGCAGAGGTTCAAAATATTCTACATTAGCCAAAATTCCCCACAAATGATTGAGCGGAAAAAGGTAACCTCGTTTGATCAGGAGAAAACAAACAATACTGCCTGATAACAATAAAAAAATAACCCAACTAATCGCTTTTCTGTTAGCTTTTTTAATAAGATTGTCAAACATAATCGATTCTCTTGCGAAAAAACCAGATATTTTACTTTTAAACGTTCTATAACAGGAGTTTCCTCTGCTATGCAGTACATCAATAGTAGTTTTTAAAAGCTTAAAACTAGATTGAGCTTATTGTCATTCCCTCCATTTCCCTATTCCTCCACGGAGAGCGAAAAGTGCTGCAACTTCTCTGCCATGAATTTTTATCGCTTACTTTAATTTTTTGATAGCTGTAAAGCCTTCCCATGTTTGACTGAGAAATGCAACTGGAATAATTAAACCAACTGGAGAGCCACTTTGAACCAAATTCAAAAGCCCCGCAATAGCATTGAGTCCCATAAAGCCAACAGCAATTCCTAATGCAAGGATTGATTTGCGTTGTATGAAGAAGCCTAATAATAAATAAAATGCTCCAAATATCAAAAAGGTGAAAGCCAAAAACATACCACCGGGTATTACCGCACTCGAAAAACTTGCTAATAATGCTAACAAGCCAAGAAATATACTTAAAACTCCTACTGCATAAGTAGCACGGTAAGCAGCAGCTAGTTTTTTCAAGTATTCCGATCGTGAGGAATTTTTCTCTTGCTCATCCATAATTGATGATTGTTAGACGGCAATGTGAATCTCAGTAGCTTATTTTATATTATATTATATTATATTGTTTGCTTTTTGTCAATCTCAATCGTCGATCGCGATCATCTCTTCCCCTTACCCTAAAGACAAGGCATCTCTTGTCTTTAGGGAATTTCGGGTAATCGAAGATTATGTTAACTTGCTGATGAAGCCGATGTTTGTTGTTCAATACGTTCCAACATTTTTTCCTTATCTTGACGACGTTTCTTCGCATAAAGTTGAATCGCAGCTACCATCGAAACAACAAGCCCAAAAATTAACCATGTTGTTAAATCTAAAGGCAAACTACCCTTAAATACAGCCAAAAGAACGATAACAACTAACAATACTGTTGGGGCTTCATTTAAGGCGCGAAATTGTTGACCTGTCCAGTTGCATTCACCAGATGCTAACCGTTTCATAATGCGTCCACAATAGAAATGATACCCCAGTAATACAGTAACCAGAGCTAGTTTAATATGTAGCCAACCCGACTTTAAAATTTCCGGTTCTGTAGAGATCAAACCAATCGCCATTGCCACTGTAACGGCCATTCCAGGCATGGTAATAATATGATAGAGGCGCTTTTCCATAATTTCATATTGCGCCTTGAGAATGGTTTGTGCCGGCTCATCTCGTTCTGAGGCTTCAGCATGGTAAACAAAGAGACGAACTAAATAAAACAAGCCTGCAAACCAGACCACTACACCGATCAGGTGAAATGCTTTAAACCAAAAATAAGCCATAAAAGGTGTTCTTATCGAGCAACTCATCAAGGCGAGTTTAAGATTTCTCTTGGGTCAACAGGGTGATCCCGCAACAAAAGTTAATATACTCTGAGAGAGTAGGGAGTGCGATCGCTGATTGTGTAGTGCCTTGATCTCACTCAATCAGTGCATGAAATGCAAGGGATTTATCCTACTCAAACACTCGATAAAGGTGTTTGAGTAGGATGAACTTCATCTATCCGTGGTAAATCACCGAGCTAAACAGGGGGCTTCATAGGCAGGGCAAGTTTTATAGACAGACGTAATACCATGAGTCTTGGGGTTGTCAAAGATTAGTCGGACTTTAAGTTCCTCAGGAGTTTAAGCTTTTACTCCTGCGTCTTC from Roseofilum reptotaenium CS-1145 includes:
- the hemJ gene encoding protoporphyrinogen oxidase HemJ: MAYFWFKAFHLIGVVVWFAGLFYLVRLFVYHAEASERDEPAQTILKAQYEIMEKRLYHIITMPGMAVTVAMAIGLISTEPEILKSGWLHIKLALVTVLLGYHFYCGRIMKRLASGECNWTGQQFRALNEAPTVLLVVIVLLAVFKGSLPLDLTTWLIFGLVVSMVAAIQLYAKKRRQDKEKMLERIEQQTSASSAS
- a CDS encoding L,D-transpeptidase family protein, which codes for MANVEYFEPLHSSPDYSQLLNYNWTILDILNTGTIDTSKTSILIEKSQGTLTLYYDRQPIKSYPVVLGGNPTGDKLREGDLKTPEGIFKVRDMYPHSDWSKFIWLDYPNANSWRKHLQAKQQGIIPVSATIGGEIGIHGVPSGRDDLIDRKNNWTLGCISLKNQDVDELYGAIQPGTTVEIIQ